Proteins encoded together in one Longimicrobium sp. window:
- a CDS encoding alanine racemase yields MSALDPRVRRAGISAPGPAYVYDLDRLRRRALRLASLPIARRRLFFATMANDHPAVLACVRDAGVGVFVNSPAHLRRVLRVGFEPGQVVYAASNMLQREMRECVELGVNLVLDSVGQVRALADAGAAGAEIGVRMNVGSALDRGALRFDPGYRFGLLPSELPEAVLAARRGGVRIIGAHSYFGTGVMRPRTLLDGLERLGEAASALPDLRYLDVGGGFGVPDALDDDEFDLEGWAAGADEAVRRLERRLGRELHLYVEPGRWLAADCGYFFVKVVDRKVRGDRAFVGTDGSVAQFPRPLLYPGQAVHPCEIADGAAGRSPHPQPVWVCGNSTYSQDFLARGIALPLPEPGETLVFHYAGAYGRSMATRFLGKGPPRELFVRTRPGVPRAEELSASAPDGVLVASAGD; encoded by the coding sequence CGCGGCGGCGGCTGTTCTTCGCCACCATGGCCAACGACCACCCGGCGGTGCTGGCGTGCGTCCGCGACGCCGGGGTGGGGGTCTTCGTCAACTCCCCCGCCCACCTGCGGCGCGTGCTGCGGGTGGGGTTCGAGCCAGGGCAGGTGGTGTACGCCGCCAGCAACATGCTGCAGCGCGAGATGCGGGAGTGCGTGGAGCTGGGCGTCAACCTGGTGCTCGACTCGGTGGGCCAGGTGCGGGCGCTGGCCGATGCGGGCGCCGCCGGGGCCGAGATCGGGGTGCGGATGAACGTGGGGAGCGCGCTGGACCGGGGCGCGCTGCGCTTCGACCCCGGCTACCGCTTCGGCCTCCTTCCCTCCGAGCTGCCGGAGGCCGTCCTGGCCGCGCGGCGGGGCGGGGTGCGCATCATAGGCGCGCACTCGTACTTCGGCACCGGCGTCATGCGGCCGCGGACGCTGCTCGACGGGCTGGAGCGGCTGGGGGAGGCCGCGTCCGCGCTCCCCGACCTCCGCTACCTGGACGTGGGCGGCGGCTTCGGCGTGCCCGACGCGCTGGACGACGACGAGTTCGACCTGGAGGGGTGGGCTGCCGGCGCCGACGAGGCGGTGCGGCGGCTGGAGCGGCGCTTGGGGCGCGAGCTTCACCTGTACGTGGAGCCGGGGCGCTGGCTGGCGGCCGACTGCGGCTACTTCTTCGTCAAGGTGGTGGACCGCAAGGTGCGCGGCGACCGCGCCTTCGTGGGCACCGACGGATCGGTGGCGCAGTTTCCCCGTCCCCTGCTGTACCCCGGCCAGGCGGTGCACCCCTGCGAGATCGCGGACGGGGCCGCGGGGCGCTCCCCGCACCCGCAACCGGTGTGGGTGTGCGGCAACTCCACCTACTCGCAGGACTTCCTGGCGCGCGGCATCGCCCTTCCCCTTCCCGAGCCGGGCGAGACGCTGGTCTTCCACTACGCCGGCGCGTACGGGCGCTCCATGGCCACGCGCTTCCTGGGCAAGGGACCGCCGCGCGAGCTGTTCGTCCGCACTCGCCCGGGCGTGCCGCGGGCGGAGGAGCTTTCCGCGAGCGCGCCGGACGGGGTTCTTGTGGCCTCGGCCGGGGATTGA
- a CDS encoding metallopeptidase TldD-related protein, which produces MAPRRPGEAGWFERGRCRTVLARAGAPARALECVVERGRVRGRDGASSRFGGAPPAGWGARLPLPSARTPLRAVAGALEALAAPWGGRVRLTYSAALFNRRTAGDGPDLPLRASAAWAVTGSVEGPGGTTWPLGWSGGGDGAGWLAEEAPGELRALVEALDRARPLEAGSYAAVLGPDAAAVLVHETVGHLAEAAPGARPALGLRLASEALSAADDPRAPGGPARYEYDDDGVRSLAATPLLREGVLVGELHTASTARAAGALPTANARAASAWHPPLPRMSNLVCAAGTAPEDALVARTGRGVYLRRLGEAGLSRAGVSARVVLAERIQDGALTGELLAGGWVQEEHGVLRRVAEAGDAPRFRANAMCGRAGQLLFDVGSCAPALRIPSLRIVR; this is translated from the coding sequence GTGGCGCCGCGCCGCCCGGGGGAGGCCGGCTGGTTCGAGCGGGGCCGGTGCCGCACCGTCCTCGCGCGGGCCGGTGCCCCGGCGCGCGCACTGGAGTGCGTGGTGGAGCGGGGGCGCGTGCGCGGCCGCGACGGTGCGTCCAGCCGCTTCGGCGGGGCGCCGCCGGCCGGGTGGGGCGCGCGGCTGCCGCTCCCCTCCGCGCGTACGCCGCTGCGGGCGGTGGCCGGCGCGCTGGAGGCACTCGCGGCTCCGTGGGGCGGGCGGGTGCGCCTCACCTACTCCGCCGCGCTCTTCAACCGCCGCACGGCGGGCGACGGGCCCGATCTCCCGCTCCGCGCCTCGGCCGCCTGGGCGGTCACCGGGAGCGTGGAAGGGCCCGGCGGGACCACCTGGCCGCTGGGGTGGAGCGGGGGCGGCGACGGCGCGGGGTGGCTGGCGGAGGAGGCGCCCGGCGAGCTGCGCGCCCTGGTGGAGGCGCTGGACCGCGCGCGACCGCTGGAGGCGGGGTCGTACGCGGCCGTGCTGGGCCCCGACGCGGCGGCGGTGCTGGTGCACGAGACGGTGGGGCACCTGGCCGAGGCGGCGCCGGGCGCGCGGCCGGCGCTGGGGCTGCGCCTGGCGTCGGAGGCGCTCTCCGCGGCGGACGATCCGCGCGCTCCCGGCGGTCCGGCCCGCTACGAGTACGACGACGACGGCGTCCGCTCGCTGGCCGCCACCCCGCTGCTGCGTGAGGGGGTGCTCGTGGGCGAGCTCCACACCGCGTCCACCGCGCGCGCCGCCGGCGCCCTCCCCACCGCCAACGCCCGCGCCGCCAGCGCATGGCACCCGCCCCTTCCCCGCATGTCGAACCTGGTGTGCGCCGCCGGCACGGCGCCCGAAGACGCGCTGGTGGCGCGCACGGGGCGCGGGGTGTACCTGCGGCGGCTGGGCGAGGCGGGGCTCAGCCGGGCCGGCGTATCCGCGCGGGTGGTGCTGGCGGAGCGCATCCAGGACGGCGCGCTCACCGGCGAGCTGCTGGCGGGCGGATGGGTGCAGGAGGAGCACGGCGTTCTGCGCCGCGTGGCCGAGGCGGGGGACGCGCCGCGCTTTCGCGCCAACGCCATGTGCGGGCGCGCCGGGCAGCTGCTGTTCGACGTGGGGAGCTGCGCCCCCGCGCTCCGCATCCCCTCGCTGAGGATCGTGCGGTGA
- a CDS encoding cytochrome P450, producing MRGISSARIVTARQTGARDPYGLVSGDVFNNPHPLYHVLRYAEPVHWSEVLNAWVLTRYDDVVAALKDPRLSSAMRRAVASSQLPPEVRAKMEPIDRFLALWVLNLDDDEHLRLRRMLSRAFSPRAIARMKPLIEQTASELLDAVQARGEMDFVPQYAQPLPVRAVAEMLGVPLEDRPRLAAWSRDIGTFFALGPSRMEVLDAMVRAFTEMTDYLRGIVAGLRTTGSDTVLGSLAREEEEEGGHALSEDQLLATGVMLLFAGHDSTVNLIGNGMLCLFQHPEQRARLKADPALIATAVDEFLRYESPVMRHDRVAREDFELHGHTIRARQRVIMVLGAANRDPARWENPDRLDVGRADARQHTTFGGGPHACLGASLAVAQAQTALSMALERLPRLRLAGEYRWREHFNFRGLQTLPVSWG from the coding sequence ATGCGCGGGATCTCATCGGCCAGAATCGTGACCGCCCGCCAGACGGGCGCCCGCGACCCGTACGGGCTCGTGTCGGGAGACGTCTTCAACAACCCGCACCCGCTCTATCACGTGCTGCGCTACGCGGAGCCGGTGCACTGGAGCGAGGTGCTGAACGCCTGGGTGCTCACCCGCTACGACGACGTGGTGGCGGCGCTCAAGGACCCGCGCCTTTCCAGCGCCATGCGCCGCGCCGTGGCCAGCTCGCAGCTCCCGCCGGAGGTGCGGGCGAAGATGGAGCCCATCGACCGCTTCCTGGCGCTGTGGGTGCTCAACCTGGACGACGACGAGCACCTGCGCCTCCGCCGGATGCTGAGCCGCGCCTTCTCGCCCCGGGCCATCGCGCGGATGAAGCCGCTCATCGAGCAGACCGCCTCGGAGCTGCTGGACGCGGTACAGGCGCGCGGCGAGATGGACTTCGTTCCCCAGTACGCGCAGCCGCTCCCCGTGCGCGCCGTGGCCGAGATGCTGGGCGTGCCGCTGGAAGACCGGCCGCGGCTCGCCGCCTGGTCGCGCGACATCGGGACCTTTTTCGCCCTGGGGCCGTCGCGGATGGAGGTGCTGGACGCCATGGTCCGCGCCTTCACGGAGATGACGGACTACCTGCGCGGCATCGTCGCGGGGCTGCGCACCACCGGCAGCGACACGGTGCTGGGCTCGCTGGCTCGGGAGGAAGAGGAGGAGGGGGGCCACGCCCTCTCCGAAGACCAGCTCCTGGCCACGGGCGTCATGCTCCTCTTCGCCGGGCACGACTCCACCGTGAACCTGATCGGCAACGGGATGCTCTGCCTCTTTCAGCACCCCGAGCAGCGGGCGCGGCTGAAGGCGGACCCGGCACTGATCGCCACCGCCGTCGACGAGTTCCTGCGCTACGAGAGCCCGGTGATGCGCCACGACCGCGTGGCGCGCGAGGACTTCGAGCTGCACGGCCACACCATCCGGGCCCGGCAACGGGTGATCATGGTGCTGGGTGCCGCCAACCGCGACCCCGCCCGCTGGGAGAACCCCGACCGGCTGGACGTGGGGCGCGCCGACGCCCGCCAGCACACCACGTTCGGCGGCGGGCCGCACGCCTGCCTGGGCGCGTCACTGGCCGTGGCGCAGGCGCAGACGGCGCTCTCCATGGCGCTGGAGCGGCTCCCGCGGCTCCGGCTGGCGGGGGAGTACCGCTGGCGCGAGCACTTCAACTTCCGGGGGCTGCAGACGCTCCCCGTGAGCTGGGGCTGA
- a CDS encoding APC family permease produces MSVSMQAAVSPHSGGTPPAGEARLPRRLRTSDLTMLLLVAVVNVNLVPAVAGAPGGMALWAAALLCFFVPQAVAVLELSARDPSEGGVYVWTRGAFGPAHALVCGWCYWVNNLFYVPTVILYLVGIVLHAAGGSALESDPRVMVPAVLAVLWALTGLNVLGFGVSRWLQNAGAVCTLLATAAVAGLSAAILASRAGPPQAASSSAVAWGSIPFFGITCLALVGLELGSVVGGEVRQPRRAIPRAVVGAGAACAAVYLLSTVALAAAVPHAEIGALSGWLQAAERLAGAAGAAMLTLPLAAVLAVSAAAAACVWMAGAARMPFVMGLDRLLPAPLARTHHRWGTPATALVVQGAASSVLVLFSASGSSIREAYLLLLNATAVIQLIVFLYLFAIVVRAPAGRVHGFFTRPGVYRIAGGVGLAATAAAIVSALVPPDGVQADARYAAKLLGATAAFLLPGIVLAFRQRTRLGVTAPEPLKPGASLPAA; encoded by the coding sequence ATGTCGGTATCCATGCAGGCAGCGGTTTCCCCCCACTCCGGCGGCACCCCCCCGGCGGGTGAGGCGCGCCTTCCCCGGCGGCTGCGCACCTCCGACCTCACGATGCTGCTGCTGGTGGCCGTCGTCAACGTAAACCTGGTGCCGGCGGTGGCGGGCGCGCCGGGCGGGATGGCGCTGTGGGCCGCCGCGCTCCTCTGCTTCTTCGTCCCGCAGGCCGTCGCCGTCCTGGAGCTCTCGGCGCGCGACCCGTCGGAGGGGGGTGTGTACGTGTGGACGCGCGGGGCGTTCGGGCCCGCGCACGCCCTGGTGTGCGGGTGGTGCTACTGGGTGAACAACCTCTTCTACGTGCCCACCGTCATCCTGTACCTGGTGGGGATCGTGCTGCACGCGGCGGGGGGGAGCGCGCTGGAGTCCGACCCCCGGGTCATGGTGCCGGCGGTGCTCGCGGTGCTCTGGGCGCTCACCGGTTTGAACGTGCTGGGCTTCGGGGTGAGCCGCTGGCTGCAGAACGCGGGCGCCGTGTGCACCCTGCTGGCCACCGCCGCCGTCGCCGGGCTCTCGGCCGCCATCCTGGCATCGCGCGCGGGCCCGCCGCAAGCCGCCTCGTCCTCCGCCGTGGCGTGGGGGAGCATCCCCTTCTTCGGGATCACCTGCCTGGCGCTCGTGGGGCTGGAGCTGGGCTCGGTGGTGGGCGGAGAGGTGCGCCAGCCGCGTCGGGCGATCCCGCGCGCCGTGGTGGGCGCGGGCGCCGCCTGCGCGGCCGTGTACCTGCTGTCGACGGTGGCGCTCGCGGCCGCGGTGCCCCACGCGGAGATCGGCGCGCTGAGCGGCTGGCTGCAGGCCGCCGAGCGTCTGGCCGGCGCCGCGGGAGCCGCCATGCTCACCCTGCCGCTGGCCGCCGTGCTGGCGGTGTCCGCCGCGGCGGCCGCGTGCGTGTGGATGGCGGGCGCGGCGCGGATGCCGTTCGTCATGGGGCTGGACCGCCTCCTGCCCGCCCCGCTCGCCCGCACGCACCACCGCTGGGGAACGCCCGCGACGGCGCTGGTGGTGCAGGGCGCCGCATCGTCCGTACTCGTCCTGTTCAGCGCGTCGGGGTCCAGCATCCGCGAAGCGTACCTGCTTCTGCTGAACGCCACGGCCGTCATCCAGCTGATCGTCTTCCTCTACCTCTTCGCCATCGTGGTCCGCGCGCCCGCCGGCCGCGTGCACGGTTTCTTCACCCGCCCGGGCGTGTACCGGATCGCGGGGGGCGTCGGGCTCGCGGCCACCGCCGCCGCCATCGTCTCCGCGCTCGTCCCCCCGGACGGCGTCCAGGCGGATGCGCGCTACGCGGCCAAGCTCCTGGGCGCCACGGCGGCATTTCTGCTCCCCGGCATCGTGCTCGCCTTCCGCCAGCGGACGCGCCTGGGAGTCACCGCGCCGGAGCCGCTGAAGCCCGGCGCGAGCCTCCCAGCCGCCTGA
- a CDS encoding ABC transporter permease yields the protein MSLALAYFRTRMLELLRTPAYVLPTMVLPAMFFALFAGSLGNEPGRANGAMTAYVVFAIMGVMFFQFGVGSAAARESDWERFLRTLPTTAWPRFAAQIASALLFASGSAAVVVTTAVLLTDASLSWEHTPVWAGALLLGVIPFGFMGFALGYWVPARAAAPVANLIYLPMAFFGGLWIPVEFLPTFAARLSAVLPSRHLAEVGRSAMNGGFGSRLNWTVLFVYAVVFALLAARGYQRNEEQKYS from the coding sequence ATGAGCCTGGCGCTCGCCTATTTCCGCACGCGGATGCTGGAGCTGCTGCGCACCCCGGCGTACGTGCTCCCCACGATGGTTCTCCCCGCCATGTTCTTTGCGCTCTTCGCGGGGTCGCTGGGGAACGAGCCGGGCCGCGCCAACGGGGCGATGACGGCGTACGTGGTCTTCGCCATCATGGGCGTGATGTTCTTCCAGTTCGGCGTCGGCTCCGCCGCGGCGCGCGAGAGCGACTGGGAGCGCTTCCTGCGCACCCTGCCCACCACGGCGTGGCCGCGCTTCGCGGCGCAGATCGCGTCGGCGCTGCTCTTCGCCAGCGGCTCCGCGGCCGTGGTCGTGACGACGGCGGTGCTCCTGACCGACGCGTCGCTCAGCTGGGAGCACACGCCGGTGTGGGCGGGCGCGCTCCTGCTGGGCGTCATCCCGTTCGGCTTCATGGGCTTCGCGCTGGGGTACTGGGTCCCGGCCCGCGCTGCCGCGCCGGTGGCCAACCTGATCTACCTGCCGATGGCGTTCTTTGGCGGGCTCTGGATCCCGGTGGAGTTCCTCCCCACCTTTGCGGCCCGGCTCTCGGCCGTGCTCCCGTCCCGGCACCTGGCCGAGGTGGGCCGGAGCGCCATGAACGGCGGCTTCGGCTCGCGGCTCAACTGGACGGTGCTCTTCGTCTACGCCGTGGTCTTCGCCCTCCTCGCGGCGCGCGGATACCAGCGCAACGAGGAGCAGAAGTACAGCTGA
- a CDS encoding ABC transporter ATP-binding protein has product MLTQTAAEPQIAIPAVAEAPVVASLAGVHKRLGRTEALSGVDLELRAGELVALLGPNGAGKTTAISLLCGLRSPDAGTVRIFGGDPQRPRTRARFGVTPQGVNYPGVLRVRDVVKLVQAHYAAPAPIDEVLHGFGLDDLANRQIGGLSGGQRRRLGVALAFAGRPSLVLLDEPTTGLDVVSQRAVWNEVRAFVARGGTVLLTTHYLAEAEALASRVVVLNRGKVVANDTVEAVRARVGVTKVLFRAADAPPELPGVLRTARSGELNTLYTSDPDQLVRELVRHGVTFQGLEIRPATLEEAFLAVTAEEER; this is encoded by the coding sequence ATGCTGACTCAAACGGCGGCCGAGCCGCAGATCGCCATCCCCGCCGTGGCGGAAGCCCCGGTGGTGGCGAGCCTCGCCGGAGTGCACAAGCGCCTGGGGCGCACCGAAGCGCTCTCCGGCGTCGACCTGGAGCTGCGGGCGGGCGAGCTGGTGGCGCTCCTGGGCCCGAACGGGGCGGGAAAGACGACCGCCATCTCGCTGCTCTGCGGGCTCCGGTCCCCGGATGCGGGCACGGTGCGCATCTTTGGCGGCGACCCGCAGCGGCCCCGCACCCGCGCGCGCTTCGGCGTCACGCCGCAGGGGGTGAACTACCCCGGCGTGCTGCGCGTGCGCGACGTGGTGAAGCTGGTACAGGCGCACTACGCGGCGCCTGCACCCATCGACGAGGTCCTGCACGGCTTCGGGCTGGACGACCTGGCGAACCGGCAGATCGGCGGGCTAAGCGGGGGCCAGCGCCGGCGGCTGGGGGTGGCGCTGGCGTTCGCGGGGCGCCCTTCGCTGGTGCTGCTGGACGAGCCCACCACCGGGCTGGACGTGGTGTCGCAGCGCGCGGTGTGGAACGAGGTGCGCGCCTTCGTGGCGCGCGGCGGCACGGTGCTCCTCACCACCCACTACCTGGCCGAGGCCGAGGCGCTGGCGAGCCGGGTGGTGGTGCTCAACCGGGGCAAGGTGGTGGCCAACGACACGGTGGAGGCGGTGCGCGCGCGGGTGGGCGTCACCAAGGTCCTCTTTCGCGCCGCCGACGCGCCGCCCGAGCTGCCGGGGGTGCTGCGCACCGCGCGCTCGGGTGAGCTCAACACCCTCTACACCTCCGATCCCGACCAGCTGGTGCGCGAGCTGGTGCGGCACGGCGTGACCTTCCAGGGGCTGGAGATCCGCCCCGCCACGCTCGAGGAAGCATTCCTGGCGGTCACCGCCGAGGAGGAACGATGA
- a CDS encoding tetratricopeptide repeat protein, which translates to MIRHSLLIALLTAGSAAFTPSLGAQAAAARPADNLTIADSVQRAATASFFRGDRAGVRAARMLGERGLAAHPNDALLLHQTGYAFYREALLLTSATTAQSRSPEDAKTLRDLLTRAEQTLNKSAALRRLPETHALLAAVYGQQAGAARGVGAMRPGMRAGTEIERAMDIDRDNPRVWLLRGTNALYTPAMWGGGQDKALEALQRSVQLFANDAQRGPLPTWGRAEAYAWLGIVHSRKREYAQARVAYNEALRLEPSYGWVRDLLLPRLPQAAR; encoded by the coding sequence ATGATCCGCCACAGCCTACTGATCGCACTGCTCACCGCGGGCTCCGCGGCCTTCACGCCCTCGCTGGGGGCCCAGGCCGCCGCGGCGCGCCCCGCGGACAACCTTACGATCGCCGATTCCGTCCAGCGCGCCGCCACCGCCTCGTTCTTTCGCGGCGACCGCGCGGGAGTCAGGGCGGCGCGCATGCTGGGAGAGCGCGGGCTGGCCGCGCACCCCAACGACGCGCTCCTCCTTCACCAGACGGGGTACGCCTTCTACCGCGAGGCGCTGCTGCTGACCTCGGCCACCACCGCGCAGAGCCGCTCGCCCGAGGACGCGAAGACGCTCAGGGACCTGCTCACGCGCGCCGAGCAGACGCTGAACAAGTCGGCCGCGCTGCGCCGCCTTCCCGAGACGCACGCCCTGCTCGCGGCCGTGTACGGGCAGCAGGCGGGCGCGGCGCGCGGCGTGGGGGCCATGCGCCCCGGGATGCGCGCCGGCACCGAGATCGAGCGGGCGATGGACATCGACCGCGACAACCCGCGCGTCTGGCTGCTGCGCGGCACCAACGCGCTCTACACCCCGGCCATGTGGGGCGGCGGCCAGGACAAGGCGCTGGAGGCGCTGCAGCGGTCGGTGCAGCTCTTCGCCAACGACGCGCAGCGCGGGCCGCTCCCCACCTGGGGCCGGGCCGAGGCGTACGCGTGGCTGGGGATCGTCCACTCCCGCAAGCGCGAGTACGCGCAGGCGCGCGTCGCGTACAACGAGGCGCTGCGCCTGGAGCCCAGCTACGGCTGGGTGCGCGACCTCCTCCTCCCCCGCCTCCCCCAGGCGGCCCGCTGA